One window of Nymphaea colorata isolate Beijing-Zhang1983 chromosome 1, ASM883128v2, whole genome shotgun sequence genomic DNA carries:
- the LOC116259581 gene encoding uncharacterized protein LOC116259581 isoform X2, translating into MGSLLREVLKSICSGNGWTYAVFWKPKQRNPMILAWEEGHFEQGLYPGQFGSATGSRPVLLGEWELSHQRNSESKSSGNDRLGVLFSKMRDQVHVIGKGIVGKVFLTGTHRWVFQDTCMDEGYTSEAVVYGTSFENSAEWYHQFSAGIQTVAIISVSSHGVLQCGSVKRIGESMGFVNLVRNIFMQFGVNSASSLEIMPMVSGQNINLPKFSDVYGDIGSADICHVKMEGPETSLSEIPGKPICQPGSFLSNDLQTCSSLLETLGGAICSNASTVPSVSCSVIPSTEAFGDLFQQKALLPVKPNSLPKDQLEFALTGGTTSAILDPSMQLNQHISQRSAKSCGNVNKLQQQSVPNNIPLLDCTVFPKHEIDENKMLLLPDISSGLVSNRSDIVNSRTGISEPINSDPSVSWKLVHTHQSPFPQSTRIQYADLASVPLSSGDSKELCDFQINSSPPGVPRTSSSVSVIDGHPLAVSTVMPAKVENDLFQAIGLPYNGSRLDKHYPCHGALSNHVANFVQIGSSNDLIPKVNLQPAKTDFDDNLVTVAGSGNSPEKFGCLGEVKLNTSSASLQLPSGNHVLGQLHSDLKNNECQSGCSSIDSQLKHVENTYTRPDFCSCTSDLNIASILKAFGDGHIDNSSFSENRSENLLDAIVSSVRSYSDRSSNLHTSGKAVSTTIGSSHTEATPFELLTVSEKKHEAACVAQHLLNSEMVMPNCCSLSECSVSRTAEGSQTDGASKSQVSMKMESSNLQHDNTLSMHSGRAEESAKGKQKRPKPGESTRPRPKDRQQIQDRVKELREIVPNGAKCSIDALLERTIKHMLFLQSVTKHADKLKQTGESKLISKDGGLLLKDNFEGGATWAFEVGSKSMMLCEERGFFLEIADMIRGMGLTILKGVMETRDDKIWAHFAVEANRDITRMEVFMSLVHLLEQISNSRPPKTMTGGLPTFDSYHRSSIPAAGSMERLQ; encoded by the exons ATGGGATCGCTGTTGAGGGAGGTGCTCAAGAGCATCTGTTCAGGGAATGGCTGGACGTATGCGGTATTCTGGAAGCCCAAGCAGCGAAATCCAAT GATTTTGGCGTGGGAAGAAGGACATTTTGAGCAGGGATTATATCCAGGGCAATTTGGTTCTGCAACAGGAAGCCGACCAGTGCTTTTGGGAGAATGGGAATTGAGTCACCAAAGAAACAGTGAATCTAAGTCTTCTGGAAATGATCGGTTGGGTGTGCTTTTCTCAAAGATGAGGGACCAGGTTCATGTGATTGGGAAAGG AATTGTGGGCAAAGTTTTTCTCACGGGAACACACAGATGGGTCTTCCAAGACACTTGCATGGATGAAGGATATACCTCTGAGGCAGTTGTTTATGGAACTAGTTTTGAG AACTCTGCTGAATGGTACCATCAGTTTTCTGCAGGAATACAG ACGGTTGCCATTATTTCTGTATCATCACATGGTGTTCTTCAATGTGGTTCAGTTAAAAGG ATTGGAGAAAGTATGGGCTTTGTCAATCTTGTGAGAAATATTTTTATGCAGTTTGGTGTCAATAGTGCTTCATCGCTAGAAATTATGCCCATGGTATCAGGGCAGAACATAAATCTGCCCAAGTTTTCTGATGTTTATGGTGATATTGGTTCAGCTGATATTTGTCATGTTAAAATGGAAGGACCTGAAACCTCTCTTAGTGAGATTCCTGGCAAACCTATCTGTCAGCCTGGTAGCTTCTTATCTAATGACCTCCAAACCTGTAGTTCTCTACTTGAAACCCTTGGTGGTGCCATCTGTTCTAATGCTTCTACAGTTCCCTCAGTTTCCTGCTCGGTTATTCCTTCTACAGAAGCTTTTGGGGATTTGTTTCAGCAGAAGGCTCTTCTACCAGTGAAGCCCAACTCGTTGCCTAAGGACCAATTGGAGTTTGCATTGACAGGAGGAACCACATCTGCCATTTTAGACCCTTCCATGCAATTAAACCAACACATCTCACAAAGATCAGCCAAATCTTGTGGCAATGTAAATAAGTTGCAGCAACAGAGTGTGCCAAATAACATTCCCCTTCTGGACTGTACAGTCTTTCCAAaacatgaaattgatgaaaacaAGATGCTTCTTCTACCTGACATTTCCTCTGGTTTAGTTTCTAACAGAAGTGATATAGTTAATTCTAGAACTGGTATTAGTGAACCTATAAATTCAGATCCATCTGTTTCGTGGAAGTTAGTTCACACCCATCAGTCTCCTTTTCCGCAGAGTACTCGCATTCAGTATGCTGATTTAGCTTCTGTGCCCTTGTCTTCCGGTGATTCAAAAGAACTATGTGATTTCCAGATTAATTCTAGCCCGCCTGGAGTTCCTAGAACAAGCAGTAGTGTATCTGTTATTGATGGCCATCCTCTGGCGGTGAGCACTGTAATGCCTGCAAAAGTAGAGAACGATCTTTTTCAAGCCATTGGCCTTCCATATAATGGGTCCCGTCTGGATAAGCACTATCCTTGCCATGGAGCGCTTTCTAACCATGTGGCAAACTTTGTGCAAATTGGTTCATCGAATGATCTCATACCAAAGGTAAACTTGCAACCTGCCAAAACTGATTTTGACGATAACTTGGTCACAGTAGCTGGAAGTGGGAACAGTCCTGAAAAGTTTGGGTGCTTAGGCGAGGTTAAATTGAACACATCATCTGCAAGTTTGCAACTTCCTTCTGGCAACCATGTACTTGGTCAATTGCATTCGGATCTTAAGAACAATGAATGTCAGAGTGGATGCAGTAGTATTGACTCACAGCTGAAACATGTTGAGAACACTTACACTAGACCTGACTTTTGTTCATGTACATCTGACTTGAATATTGCTTCTATTTTGAAGGCATTTGGTGATGGCCATATTGACAATAGCAGTTTTTCTGAAAATAGATCTGAGAATCTTCTAGATGCTATAGTTTCCAGTGTTCGTTCCTACTCTGATCGAAGTTCCAATCTTCATACATCTGGAAAGGCCGTGTCGACCACAATTGGCTCTTCACATACTGAAGCTACTCCATTTGAACTTTTGACTGTCTcggaaaaaaaacatgaggcTGCTTGTGTAGCTCAACATCTTTTGAACTCGGAAATGGTCATGCCAAATTGTTGTTCTCTGTCTGAGTGCAGTGTGAGCAGAACAGCAGAAGGCTCCCAAACAGATGGGGCCTCAAAATCTCAAGTCAGTATGAAGATGGAGAGCTCAAACTTGCAACATGATAACACCTTGTCCATGCACAGTGGCAGGGCAGAGGAATCTGCAAAAGGGAAGCAGAAAAGGCCTAAGCCAGGAGAGAGCACAAGGCCAAGACCAAAAGATCGGCAGCAGATCCAGGATCGTGTTAAGGAGTTGCGGGAAATTGTACCTAATGGAGCCAAG TGCAGCATTGATGCTTTGCTTGAGCGTACAATTAAACACATGCTTTTCCTACAAAGCGTGACCAAGCATGCAGACAAGTTAAAACAGACTGGGGAATCAAAG TTGATAAGCAAGGACGGTGGCTTGCTCTTAAAGGACAACTTTGAGGGTGGGGCTACATGGGCATTTGAAGTTGGCTCAAAATCCATG ATGCTTTGTGAAGAGCGAGGTTTCTTCCTGGAGATAGCAGACATGATTCGAGGAATGGGATTAACAATCCTCAAGGGTGTGATGGAAACCCGTGATGACAAGATTTGGGCACACTTTGCTGTTGAG
- the LOC116259581 gene encoding uncharacterized protein LOC116259581 isoform X1, which produces MGSLLREVLKSICSGNGWTYAVFWKPKQRNPMILAWEEGHFEQGLYPGQFGSATGSRPVLLGEWELSHQRNSESKSSGNDRLGVLFSKMRDQVHVIGKGIVGKVFLTGTHRWVFQDTCMDEGYTSEAVVYGTSFENSAEWYHQFSAGIQTVAIISVSSHGVLQCGSVKRIGESMGFVNLVRNIFMQFGVNSASSLEIMPMVSGQNINLPKFSDVYGDIGSADICHVKMEGPETSLSEIPGKPICQPGSFLSNDLQTCSSLLETLGGAICSNASTVPSVSCSVIPSTEAFGDLFQQKALLPVKPNSLPKDQLEFALTGGTTSAILDPSMQLNQHISQRSAKSCGNVNKLQQQSVPNNIPLLDCTVFPKHEIDENKMLLLPDISSGLVSNRSDIVNSRTGISEPINSDPSVSWKLVHTHQSPFPQSTRIQYADLASVPLSSGDSKELCDFQINSSPPGVPRTSSSVSVIDGHPLAVSTVMPAKVENDLFQAIGLPYNGSRLDKHYPCHGALSNHVANFVQIGSSNDLIPKVNLQPAKTDFDDNLVTVAGSGNSPEKFGCLGEVKLNTSSASLQLPSGNHVLGQLHSDLKNNECQSGCSSIDSQLKHVENTYTRPDFCSCTSDLNIASILKAFGDGHIDNSSFSENRSENLLDAIVSSVRSYSDRSSNLHTSGKAVSTTIGSSHTEATPFELLTVSEKKHEAACVAQHLLNSEMVMPNCCSLSECSVSRTAEGSQTDGASKSQVSMKMESSNLQHDNTLSMHSGRAEESAKGKQKRPKPGESTRPRPKDRQQIQDRVKELREIVPNGAKCSIDALLERTIKHMLFLQSVTKHADKLKQTGESKLISKDGGLLLKDNFEGGATWAFEVGSKSMVCPIIVEDLNVPRQMLVEMLCEERGFFLEIADMIRGMGLTILKGVMETRDDKIWAHFAVEANRDITRMEVFMSLVHLLEQISNSRPPKTMTGGLPTFDSYHRSSIPAAGSMERLQ; this is translated from the exons ATGGGATCGCTGTTGAGGGAGGTGCTCAAGAGCATCTGTTCAGGGAATGGCTGGACGTATGCGGTATTCTGGAAGCCCAAGCAGCGAAATCCAAT GATTTTGGCGTGGGAAGAAGGACATTTTGAGCAGGGATTATATCCAGGGCAATTTGGTTCTGCAACAGGAAGCCGACCAGTGCTTTTGGGAGAATGGGAATTGAGTCACCAAAGAAACAGTGAATCTAAGTCTTCTGGAAATGATCGGTTGGGTGTGCTTTTCTCAAAGATGAGGGACCAGGTTCATGTGATTGGGAAAGG AATTGTGGGCAAAGTTTTTCTCACGGGAACACACAGATGGGTCTTCCAAGACACTTGCATGGATGAAGGATATACCTCTGAGGCAGTTGTTTATGGAACTAGTTTTGAG AACTCTGCTGAATGGTACCATCAGTTTTCTGCAGGAATACAG ACGGTTGCCATTATTTCTGTATCATCACATGGTGTTCTTCAATGTGGTTCAGTTAAAAGG ATTGGAGAAAGTATGGGCTTTGTCAATCTTGTGAGAAATATTTTTATGCAGTTTGGTGTCAATAGTGCTTCATCGCTAGAAATTATGCCCATGGTATCAGGGCAGAACATAAATCTGCCCAAGTTTTCTGATGTTTATGGTGATATTGGTTCAGCTGATATTTGTCATGTTAAAATGGAAGGACCTGAAACCTCTCTTAGTGAGATTCCTGGCAAACCTATCTGTCAGCCTGGTAGCTTCTTATCTAATGACCTCCAAACCTGTAGTTCTCTACTTGAAACCCTTGGTGGTGCCATCTGTTCTAATGCTTCTACAGTTCCCTCAGTTTCCTGCTCGGTTATTCCTTCTACAGAAGCTTTTGGGGATTTGTTTCAGCAGAAGGCTCTTCTACCAGTGAAGCCCAACTCGTTGCCTAAGGACCAATTGGAGTTTGCATTGACAGGAGGAACCACATCTGCCATTTTAGACCCTTCCATGCAATTAAACCAACACATCTCACAAAGATCAGCCAAATCTTGTGGCAATGTAAATAAGTTGCAGCAACAGAGTGTGCCAAATAACATTCCCCTTCTGGACTGTACAGTCTTTCCAAaacatgaaattgatgaaaacaAGATGCTTCTTCTACCTGACATTTCCTCTGGTTTAGTTTCTAACAGAAGTGATATAGTTAATTCTAGAACTGGTATTAGTGAACCTATAAATTCAGATCCATCTGTTTCGTGGAAGTTAGTTCACACCCATCAGTCTCCTTTTCCGCAGAGTACTCGCATTCAGTATGCTGATTTAGCTTCTGTGCCCTTGTCTTCCGGTGATTCAAAAGAACTATGTGATTTCCAGATTAATTCTAGCCCGCCTGGAGTTCCTAGAACAAGCAGTAGTGTATCTGTTATTGATGGCCATCCTCTGGCGGTGAGCACTGTAATGCCTGCAAAAGTAGAGAACGATCTTTTTCAAGCCATTGGCCTTCCATATAATGGGTCCCGTCTGGATAAGCACTATCCTTGCCATGGAGCGCTTTCTAACCATGTGGCAAACTTTGTGCAAATTGGTTCATCGAATGATCTCATACCAAAGGTAAACTTGCAACCTGCCAAAACTGATTTTGACGATAACTTGGTCACAGTAGCTGGAAGTGGGAACAGTCCTGAAAAGTTTGGGTGCTTAGGCGAGGTTAAATTGAACACATCATCTGCAAGTTTGCAACTTCCTTCTGGCAACCATGTACTTGGTCAATTGCATTCGGATCTTAAGAACAATGAATGTCAGAGTGGATGCAGTAGTATTGACTCACAGCTGAAACATGTTGAGAACACTTACACTAGACCTGACTTTTGTTCATGTACATCTGACTTGAATATTGCTTCTATTTTGAAGGCATTTGGTGATGGCCATATTGACAATAGCAGTTTTTCTGAAAATAGATCTGAGAATCTTCTAGATGCTATAGTTTCCAGTGTTCGTTCCTACTCTGATCGAAGTTCCAATCTTCATACATCTGGAAAGGCCGTGTCGACCACAATTGGCTCTTCACATACTGAAGCTACTCCATTTGAACTTTTGACTGTCTcggaaaaaaaacatgaggcTGCTTGTGTAGCTCAACATCTTTTGAACTCGGAAATGGTCATGCCAAATTGTTGTTCTCTGTCTGAGTGCAGTGTGAGCAGAACAGCAGAAGGCTCCCAAACAGATGGGGCCTCAAAATCTCAAGTCAGTATGAAGATGGAGAGCTCAAACTTGCAACATGATAACACCTTGTCCATGCACAGTGGCAGGGCAGAGGAATCTGCAAAAGGGAAGCAGAAAAGGCCTAAGCCAGGAGAGAGCACAAGGCCAAGACCAAAAGATCGGCAGCAGATCCAGGATCGTGTTAAGGAGTTGCGGGAAATTGTACCTAATGGAGCCAAG TGCAGCATTGATGCTTTGCTTGAGCGTACAATTAAACACATGCTTTTCCTACAAAGCGTGACCAAGCATGCAGACAAGTTAAAACAGACTGGGGAATCAAAG TTGATAAGCAAGGACGGTGGCTTGCTCTTAAAGGACAACTTTGAGGGTGGGGCTACATGGGCATTTGAAGTTGGCTCAAAATCCATGGTATGCCCTATAATAGTTGAGGATCTAAATGTGCCCCGTCAAATGCTTGTGGAG ATGCTTTGTGAAGAGCGAGGTTTCTTCCTGGAGATAGCAGACATGATTCGAGGAATGGGATTAACAATCCTCAAGGGTGTGATGGAAACCCGTGATGACAAGATTTGGGCACACTTTGCTGTTGAG